Sequence from the Crassostrea angulata isolate pt1a10 chromosome 9, ASM2561291v2, whole genome shotgun sequence genome:
CACAAAAACTTCCACAATCAACATATGCAATGGAGTAATTACCTTTCCTCTCCAAGGATAGATGTTGCCTGGGCCATAGTCATATACCAGTTCTGTATTAGAGGATAATGGCcttagagagaaaaaacaaatgACTGGCTTTTCATCAATCTCCATCACTTTTGGTCTACAATTTGGATGGATatgatcatcatttaacagACGTCCAAATGATCCATCTTCTTTTGAAGCATCAACccttgatgaaaataaaataagcaaCATAAATTTGAACCTTGCATAACTGGTATTGTCACAGTGAAAGATATGAAgacaaaatatctaaaattgcaaatcACTTCATAAGTTCTACATATATATgtgtatgtaataaaatataaaaacaaggcTTTATATACGTAAAAGGGTATACTGAAACATTTTTAGAGCTAGATAATCACAGTTCACTAGGGCTGTGTATTGGTAAAGATTTTCTAATACATTACGATACTCGCTAGACTTATTGAAAGCAACGGAGGTTGATGCAAACTATCCATGTAAACACTGAGGAGAtccaaaaaaatacaataaaccaAGAGGTTTCTCACACAGCCCTCAGATTTTTGCTCTCTCTGGATTTATCATACGTTTTCAGAACATCTCAGTGATTATATGGAGAATTTACGTCACTCAAAAGTAACCTTCCTATTGCTTTCGACAAGTTTGGCAAGTATCTAGTACATTTTGGaacgatgtgtttattatgcGACAGACAGATGTAGTTAGACGATAGGGATaattcatttgatcattttccCACCTAGATCTCATCAGAAATCGTTGGAGATATTAATAtagaacttgtttaaaaacataTGTTGAAGTAGTGATGTTCTAATCATTGATTATAATCTAAAATTAGTAGATTATTACTGCATTCTAAGTGCTCAATTATAAAAAGTTTCATTACAATTAATTGGTTGGGTTTTTATTTCCCTCTTGACAAGCGCATATCATATAGCAGAATATTTGAGACCCGAACTATCAATACACCAAAAAGGAGCTGCGGTTTAAAAATGGCTGATATGTCAGACGTGCGCTATCCCTACCCGTGAAATAAAGCACAATTTCTTGTTTGgacatttttttgtttcaagaaATTGAGTGTTGAACCGTCTAGCTACTTAAGAACATCTTTTGAATACAGCATTTTTATggcaagaaatattaaataaattgaaatatcaaaggCCTATTAACAAGTCAGTTAATTGTATCTtgtttctttacatttttttaacacttaactaagaaatatgacaaattttgattattatcGATAATAAGTTAGTTGCAGAGAGTCGATTATTGATTATGAAAATCTCACCAATTCCTATCACTAGCTTGAAGTGAGGACCTCCTATAAATCCAAGACGGCGGGTGTCGTCCTTTAACTTTTCTAATTTACATTGAATATACTTTTTAACATGATTGAGACTGGggttttcagtgaatttatCTATTGCAATACATACACCttagattaccaattttaatcaatttttcctTCAATAAATATCTAGAAACTCATtctccaacaaccaagcccttGTATTCTTAacataaacaattaaacatggTGAACATGATGTACAAATTAAGCAGCAAAAATTTCTTACCAAAAAGGCTTTCCTTtgaatgtaaattcaaaaatatatgtgTCATCTACATCTGGTTCTTTCTCTAATAACACTCCTTCATACGGTAATAGGAATTCATTTTGTCCAAATTCTTTCTTTGTAAATACACCTCttcctgaaaataaataaagaacttcCATTAGGGGTTGAAAATTACAAGATATACTTGCtgtatgcaaattaaaaaatgaaattgtgcGCTAAAAGAGACATGTGGTTGCCAACTTTTGCGAGTTACAAAATAATGGTCTAGCTTTTTCGGATTTTGAGGTTTATGATTATCCATTCAGATTTTAATTCAGAAGCTTACACTCAAGAAACTGTAGATGTAGAAACATTAGTTAGGGTGTTTTGAATTATCCCAGAATTAACCCTGTTAAACACAATCAGTTGTTCTCTTCTATCTTTATCCTAAAACAAAGTCTCAATACAAACCTTAAAATcattgaatttcacaattacaAACAAGTTCAAACTATACTCAGAAATACTAAATAGAATTCAAATGTTGGAATATTGACAGACTGTTTCCATGTACAAATTGTTAGGTTAAGAAATGATTTATACCTTCACAAATTAACAGAATCATGATATCACTGTTGTGTTCAATTCATTTAAATGAAACACTAATTAAAAGCTAATAAATAGGATGTATGCTGTATTGTTATCAATGAAAGTGTTACATATCTTATGAGATTAAAAAAACTAGTTTGCAACGGTTTTTATTTcactaaatatataattattttatttatctcaataggaactcaaaaatattgttaacaatgagatttttaaatacaattgaaGGTCAAAGGTGATCATTGCATGCTTTTAACATTAGGTTTGTTATCTCTGTCTAAAGATATCcttgattcacattttgcttattTACTTGATATTTGTTAAAACCTCTGGGTTCAAAACTAATGACATTCATTCAACAGTATGACAAATTTCCAAGTTTTCTCCTTTGAAACACCCCCACTAGCTTATAGGTTTCAACACACAGCTAAAAAATATGATGTCTATGGGGATTTTGTACTGCAAAGTGACCCgcatgataatgttgaaaattcTGTGAGGTATTTaaagtgacttccgaatggatgtcaacattccccatttgGCCCTATAATTATCTTGTTTACCATAACTGATGCAAGAAGTAACTGGGAGGCCATTATACAATTGCCCCAAAACTTTTAGAAGTTTGAATGCAAAGTCTATGAAAGAAACACAAATTGATGAGTACCCGTAATCTTTACATTGCATTGTTTACAGACAcaattcaaagttgaaaactatCACTGCTCTAAAAAGCGATTTTGTTtacatgctgaaaaaaatacacatatatgaAAATTGTATGTCAAAATAACTAAACCAAGCTATTCTGAATAGCTTTATTATCTACATAAGTTTTAGAAGCTATACTGGCGTGTGACCAATTCTCgccaagtaccatttctcgccagtacattgtgacatcatttttcatataccggtattattttttgttttgataaaatgacTTCACAATGTACTTGCGAGAAAAAGTACTCAGCGACAACTGTtcgcacgccagtatagctAAATCAGGAGATTGTGTTGGAGCTGTATAAGCcataagaaataagttttgttcctgtgaatttttctgagtgacaaatgatattgtttcaattaaattatcttgactattttccctttcatctatTTTAATTGCACCTTtatcacaggtatgtgtatttctattaaaaactgTCCAAATGTACTGCATCAATATATTTGGACAAACTATAGATAGATGTGGTatgttcacaatttttaaacgttttaaataaatttctaaggcctattccccccccccccctggaaaattaaaatttcttaaatttacacagtaagaTGACCAAATGTATGCCTTGGAACCCTCCGCCCCAACCCCAGGGAAAACTAGGCCTAGCATACAACCGAGAAAAAATCCTGGATCGCACTTGAGCGTTATGCACAAAGATATTTCTTTCATGATTTGCAAGgggattttaaaaagtatacattGTGCATTTCTCGGAAAGTTCACTATACAACCCGtcttaaaaagattttcatttctAATGTTATGCAAATCGTTATGGAAGAAAATCACCGAGTGcgagtaccccccccccccttccacacCACATCGTATTTCAAGTTTACATCACAAATGTCATCGAAACATGTAATCAACATACCTTTATTCGGAGTTTCTTTAATATAAAAGGCATCCCGGTCAATGATTCTTTGACCATGTTGACCTGGCCTTCCCCGTTCCCTCCGACTTCTTCTCGACATACTTTTCCCCCGCTTCAACAAAATGGCATTTCCGTTTTCTATACACACGCGCATGCGCATTTCGAACATGTGTATCGTCAGAGGTGCGTAAGTGAAGATGGCAACTACAATCCTCACGGTATCTGTGTAATCACATGTCTGATGAAAACCCGATAATGGGACTAGATACTTTTCGATATTTTTTAGGTTTAGAACATGctatttttttgatttaagcaataaaaaaatatggggACTTAAATCAAGTCCCCAGACTATTTGAGGTCCCCATTTTACGACTTGCGTATCTGAGGCAGGCCCCCAGTTTGGCAGAaccacacacgcacacacacacacacacacacacacacacacacacacacacacacacacacacacacacacacacacacacacacacacacacatatatatatatatatatatatatatatatatatatatatatatatatatatatatatatatatataagatatattaGAGACATCAGATGCATTACTTAAGTAGTCTCCTTGGAGTTCTATAAATGACCTGTTTTGTCAGTTGATTTATATGATCATCTGGAGGGTCTGTCAACGTGAaaagaaatgtatttaattCCATTTCAATTCATATCATAAATTTCCCACATCGAAAATTTACACAACTGTGATTTGTTTTCCTACttgttatacatttttattcttttaagatACCTCTATACCAGGGGACTCTCTGTATGTAAAAGAAACATTCAtaatggtaaaaaaataaatgaaaacaaaatcatctataacaaacaaaaatcctaaatttttaaagttttacaaacttCAAGGTCATGCAAGAAAGGAACAATATAGAAAATCTTCTGTATCAATTAATGCATAACTCTAGACCAGAAAACTAATCATAATACTTTTTTCAGTGTTTCTTTCTGAGtatttgtacattatttgtcAATAGACTGTAAATACTTTTGCATATAAATAATCCTTACTATCATTTGAAACATAGATAATGATACTGATGATAACGGAATAAAGacattagaaatattttgagATCACAGACAGTTTAAATATCCTACAATTGATAAGTAGTTCTTAATATACGTGAATACTGAACATTTAATACCAAAAATGTAGGAAATTGCTTCGAAAAAAACCCCCCACTGAAACACGCAACAAAACATATACATTCAAAAATACCAAACACTTTGTGAGTGTGTAAAAACATATACTGCCACAGATCATACAGTTATGACATCATCAACTTTAGAAAACGTGTCgtttattgaaaagaaaatacgtaatcaaatttattatcgtctataaaacaatgtttaaaagAGTACCAGGATCTGCAATTCAATTGCCAAGTTTTTAACTGTGTTGGAACAGCACATTTTGATGTATACGAAGTTATATCATGATATTTATTTAGACACATCTAACAAACATTTTACCTAATACAAATTGGTTAAGAATTTTGTTTATGTCAAATAAACATGCATGTGTTATTTTTCGTTATCAGAAATGTGTTAAATATGTAATCATTTGACATGCTATCGCAACAATCTCAACATGTTAATATCATAAGTAAATAGTATACACACCTGTTGTTGAAGGTGGAAAAGTTAGCTCGACCTGTTTATATAACTATCTTTCACACGCTTGCAACATCAAGGCCCATTGTAGGTGAACATGTGCGAAAGTCTATTCTCGGAACTTTctactttcattttgattcaagtcaTAGAGTCGCTGTAAGAGAACCGCTTATGGATATAATATACAGACAATATTGTATAACCTTTTCCTGTACATAAACGATTCCTTAAATTTGCAATTTGGTTAAACATCCACCTGTAACATTGCACCATTATTGGTTTTGTGCCATTTCACCAAGTACAAAAATAATGCATATAGCAAAACACAAAGAATTATGTTTTACACTTATACGATTATCACATAACTGTGCACGCTACAATGTATTTAGAATAAGGACATCATTTTATCCCGGAAGAATTAAGTAAAAATGGAATGTTTTATGGTGATTAATACGGAACggacttttcattcattttatgttttattgagTTTAGGTACACTTCATTTCCTTATCCGTAAGTGTTTAACTTGAATTGACATATTCTGAATAATTAGTGAACAATTTGAGAATTTAGGTTCAATAGGAATACACTTTCCAAGTTACTTAGTACTTGTAGTAGGGCTTactatcttttgattttatgGAATGCCATAACTGCCTCGAGTAAATAGGGGTTTTCTCAAACTCCTagatatttaattttcatgaaattaatACATTACGGTTTACATTCCTTTTCTGAGTCCCCCTTTATCTCATCAGGTTGAAGAACTTTGCTGTAAAGGGTCAAAGTTGTTCTGCATTAAAACGCCACAAAATTAAGCCAagtgataatgttgaaaaatcgtaCAAGGTGCTTTAAGAGacttttgaagaaaataattcaGATTATTCTATCACAATATTATGACTTTAATCTTTAATAAGTTTTTACattcatgaattaaaaaaacagtTTGAAAACTCTTTAAGATATACATCCTTGGGGAAATTGCAGTGAATAGGTTGGACAGAGTTAGCCTTTTGAGGAATGATTATGCTAAACGAAAACTATTCAGAAAATTAAGAACTATTAactattaagaaataaacacgTTTTGGGGGAACTATTTTctcgtgcggaaggttttttttagttaaaaatgAGAGAAACAAGCAacattatgaattttcaatatacttttctttttattatacttttttgttattcacatttttaacatttgataggtttgttaCATGTTCTTTATGTCCTGGATGACttgtacaaaattaaatttttagagaGTGATAGATGTCTTGCAGAaaattatgcaaatatatagaaatgcctgatttttttaagccaaattttgcgagaattttacattttaaaccatatatctaaaatttgaaataactgACCACCATGTTTTATTAAGTAAAAATGACACTGAGTACATATCTAAGCAAACTGGAtttatcttataaaattcttgatattcaaaattttccCTATTTAAATTTTAGTACACTGTAACTGTAGCTTCGTTAAGAGGGACGATGGCCAATTTTAGAATGTATTGATCCTCTAgagtataaaaaagtaaaaataaaaaatagcatgTAAGGAAGCGTGttgaaatattaaatcaaaaagtTGATTGACATTGATTAGCGTTAAGCtttatcttaatttaaaaaagtattcaaAAAAATTACACTTTAAGTTAAGGTATCCCCCTATAATTTATAGAGCTCTTCTACAAAATAAGATCAATACATTCTAAAATTGGCCACGACCATCGTCCCACTTAACGAAGCTACATTTACAGTGTACTAAAATTTAAATAGggaacattttgaatatcaagaattttataagataaaTCCAGTTTGCATAGATATGTACTcagtgtcatttttacataataaaacatgggggtcagtgattgcaaattttaaatatatggtttaaaatgtaaaattctcacaaaatttggcttaaaaaaatcaagcatttctatatatttgcataatttTCTGCAAGACATCTATCACtctctaaaaatttaattttgtacaaGTCATCCAGGACATAAAGAACATGtaacaaacctatcaaattacaaaataaattccttaaataaatttaaactatACGAGTCTTTTTCTTCTAAATCAAATGGTCTTTCTCTAGTGGTCAGTATAAAGTAATTGCTGTAGCAGGTCGAACAATATTCATTGTTCTCTAATTTCCtatcattacatgtatctttaagaccacaaatatatacaccataaatataaattgtgacagcagatatgcattattttaaaaaatatacatattttgacattttaagcTGAATTCTACTTAAAATAAGATTGTCCATCATTCAAAATTCACCCCTACCCGTGCTGCATGTTCAGATCTGCagatgtataaaatttatttctttgttttgttattgaTGTTTCGCGGAATTTTACTATGTATTATTACTGAACATATAGAGAGTCCCGAGAGTTTTCGGATGGCAAAagtacagagttatcttttcttgggcgaagagattaggtttctgcagcagacagctgttttaattggataaaaacactttttaccgagtttattaggaatatttgagtgtgaacgtgttttttgacaacatttgcaacattgtgtgggaggatttgcgtaacttttgtcaagtaagttgttttttgacattgtttacaaatcgtgtcctactttcgattcttcccttgcatattatttatatatatgtcatagagtgtagagcggatacgatgcccctgtggaTGACTACATAGATTTTCTTGACATTTGCAGGgatgatagaaaatgataatgaagttttatattcatttttttcgaATTTGTTTTTTGTCGTCCATTTCCTGCCCCGCGATAAAAAGCTTGTGACGTCAGGATCTAGAAAATGATAAGGACTTGAGCATTCAGGCTTTGTATGATAATAGACCAATAGTTGTTGAAGTCTATAagctattttgttttgtttgtcataacttccggtcatCATTGGAAGcacgtaaaaaaaatttacgcattcaatatattttcacat
This genomic interval carries:
- the LOC128162096 gene encoding histone-lysine N-methyltransferase set-1-like, producing the protein MFEMRMRVCIENGNAILLKRGKSMSRRSRRERGRPGQHGQRIIDRDAFYIKETPNKGRGVFTKKEFGQNEFLLPYEGVLLEKEPDVDDTYIFEFTFKGKPFWVDASKEDGSFGRLLNDDHIHPNCRPKVMEIDEKPVICFFSLRPLSSNTELVYDYGPGNIYPWRGKIFGYSKRPLSILDKSSLLIYIISY